The segment CTAATAAAAAGTTAAATACTTAAAAACGAAATTTACAAAAGCTAAGAACTTAACTTTAAGTGCGTAAATTTTAAATACTGCCCATGGGGCATAGATTGCAAATAGGGATGATCAAAGCCTTGGCTAGATAGGCGCAAAACTTGTGCTTTTTTACGATTAGCAGAAAGGGCTTGATTTATAATATCTTGAAAATCAGAAAAATGAATATGGCTAGAGCAAGAGCTTAAAATTAAATCT is part of the Pseudobdellovibrionaceae bacterium genome and harbors:
- a CDS encoding class I SAM-dependent rRNA methyltransferase, with the translated sequence DLILSSCSSHIHFSDFQDIINQALSANRKKAQVLRLSSQGFDHPYLQSMPHGQYLKFTHLKLSS